A genomic window from Pseudomonas alcaligenes includes:
- a CDS encoding HlyD family type I secretion periplasmic adaptor subunit, protein MELAQSLRDYFGSLKRQKQDTEFMPEVDGAILEDSPWLARATVWSVTACLLAALIWAKFAELEEVTTGEGKAIPSSKVQVIQNLEGGIVTEIFVREGQVVNKGDVLLRLDATRFISNRGETEADRLALLARVERLSAEAEGRPIALPEDLVKQAPQLAEDEMALYRSRQQRLDSEQNTLREQLRQKTQELAEFRAKAQQYRSSLGLLQQELNMSQPLVGTGAISEVEILRLRRSAVEVRGSLDATNLAIPRAEAAMQEIESKLNESTLAFRTEALKELNEVRTELKKITSTSVAIEDRVSRTTVISPVYGVIKLLKVNTIGGVVQPGDPMVEVVPLEDNLLIEAKVRPQDVAFLHPGQKAMVKFTAYDFTIYGGLKAKLEVISADTITDEEGNSFYLIQVRTDKSHLGTEEHPLLIIPGMVATVDIVTGQKSVLDYLLKPVLKARSEALRER, encoded by the coding sequence ATGGAACTCGCCCAATCCCTGCGCGACTACTTCGGCAGCCTGAAGCGGCAGAAGCAGGACACCGAATTCATGCCGGAGGTGGACGGCGCCATCCTCGAGGACTCGCCCTGGCTGGCCCGCGCCACCGTCTGGTCGGTGACCGCCTGCCTACTGGCGGCGCTGATCTGGGCCAAGTTCGCCGAACTGGAGGAAGTCACCACCGGCGAAGGCAAGGCCATCCCCTCCAGCAAGGTACAGGTCATCCAGAACCTGGAAGGCGGCATAGTCACGGAAATCTTCGTGCGCGAGGGCCAGGTAGTGAACAAGGGCGACGTGCTGCTTCGCCTGGACGCCACCCGTTTCATTTCCAACCGAGGGGAAACCGAGGCCGACCGCCTGGCCCTGCTGGCGCGGGTCGAGCGCCTCAGTGCCGAGGCCGAAGGACGCCCCATCGCCCTGCCGGAGGACCTGGTCAAGCAGGCGCCGCAGCTGGCCGAGGACGAGATGGCCCTGTACCGCTCGCGCCAGCAGCGCCTGGACAGCGAGCAGAACACCCTGCGCGAACAGCTGCGGCAGAAGACCCAGGAGCTGGCCGAGTTCCGCGCCAAGGCCCAGCAGTATCGTTCCAGCCTGGGGCTGCTCCAGCAGGAGCTGAACATGTCGCAACCGCTGGTGGGCACCGGCGCCATCTCGGAGGTGGAGATCCTGCGCCTGCGCCGCAGCGCGGTGGAAGTGCGCGGCTCGCTGGACGCCACCAACCTGGCCATTCCCAGGGCCGAGGCGGCCATGCAGGAAATAGAGAGCAAGCTCAACGAATCGACCCTGGCCTTCCGCACCGAGGCGCTCAAGGAGCTCAACGAGGTCCGCACCGAACTGAAGAAGATCACCTCCACCAGCGTGGCCATCGAGGACCGGGTCAGCCGCACCACGGTGATCTCGCCGGTCTACGGGGTGATCAAGCTGCTCAAGGTCAACACCATCGGCGGCGTGGTGCAGCCCGGCGATCCGATGGTCGAGGTGGTGCCGCTGGAGGACAACCTGCTGATCGAGGCCAAGGTGCGGCCGCAGGACGTGGCCTTCCTGCACCCTGGGCAGAAGGCCATGGTCAAGTTCACCGCCTATGACTTCACCATCTACGGTGGGCTGAAGGCCAAGCTGGAGGTGATCAGCGCCGACACCATCACCGACGAGGAAGGCAACAGCTTCTATCTGATCCAGGTGCGCACCGACAAGAGCCATCTGGGCACCGAGGAACACCCGCTGCTGATCATCCCCGGCATGGTCGCCACCGTGGACATAGTCACCGGCCAGAAGAGCGTGCTGGACTACCTGCTCAAGCCGGTGCTCAAGGCCCGCTCGGAAGCGCTGCGCGAGCGCTGA